One window of Erwinia aphidicola genomic DNA carries:
- the ygfZ gene encoding tRNA-modifying protein YgfZ: MPNISYPPRQPVASARLPLTLISLEEWALVNASGADHVSYLQGQVTLDVAALADNQHRPAAHCDAKGKMWSNLRLFHRGEGMAFIERRSLRDTQLTELKKYAVFAKVTLLPDDEAVLLGVAGFQARAALAGVFDALPDAGSPVIQQDDSTLLWFNLPAERFLLVTTAAKAQELQDKLAGEAQLNDSRQWLALDIEAGFPIIDSATSAQLIPQATNLQALDAISFKKGCYTGQEMVARAKFRGANKRALFWLAGKAGVVPAANDALEMQMGENWRRTGTILAACQLDNGEVWVQAVLNNDLEADTVLRVQGDEGGKLAIQPLPYEITQG; the protein is encoded by the coding sequence ATGCCGAATATTTCTTACCCTCCCCGCCAGCCGGTCGCCTCAGCACGCCTGCCGCTGACCCTGATTTCACTGGAAGAGTGGGCGCTGGTGAACGCCAGCGGTGCAGATCACGTTAGCTATTTACAGGGTCAAGTGACGCTGGATGTTGCGGCGCTGGCCGACAATCAGCACCGCCCTGCCGCGCACTGCGATGCCAAAGGGAAGATGTGGAGCAACCTGCGCCTGTTCCACCGTGGCGAAGGAATGGCCTTTATTGAGCGCCGCAGCCTGCGCGACACTCAGCTGACCGAGCTGAAAAAATACGCGGTATTCGCCAAAGTGACGCTGCTCCCGGACGATGAAGCGGTGCTGCTGGGCGTGGCCGGGTTCCAGGCACGCGCCGCACTGGCGGGGGTTTTTGACGCCCTGCCCGACGCTGGCTCCCCGGTGATCCAGCAGGATGACAGCACGCTCTTGTGGTTTAACCTGCCCGCCGAGCGTTTCCTGCTGGTCACTACGGCGGCCAAAGCGCAGGAGCTGCAGGATAAACTGGCGGGTGAAGCCCAGCTCAACGACAGTCGGCAGTGGCTGGCACTCGATATTGAAGCCGGCTTCCCGATCATCGACAGCGCCACCAGCGCCCAGCTGATCCCACAGGCGACCAACCTGCAGGCGCTGGACGCCATCAGCTTTAAGAAAGGCTGCTATACCGGTCAGGAGATGGTGGCACGCGCTAAATTCCGCGGTGCCAATAAACGTGCGCTCTTCTGGCTGGCCGGCAAGGCTGGCGTAGTGCCTGCGGCAAATGATGCGCTGGAGATGCAGATGGGTGAGAACTGGCGCCGCACCGGCACCATCCTTGCCGCCTGCCAGCTGGATAACGGCGAGGTCTGGGTGCAGGCCGTGCTAAATAACGACCTGGAAGCGGATACCGTGCTGCGCGTGCAGGGCGATGAAGGCGGCAAACTGGCGATTCAGCCACTGCCTTACGAAATCACCCAGGGCTAA
- the trhA gene encoding PAQR family membrane homeostasis protein TrhA, whose product MAKQKLLEPGYSLAEEVANSISHGIGCLFGVIGLVLMLDQAIDARAGALAIASYSLYGGSMILLFLASTLYHAIPGERAKFWLKKLDHSAIYLLIAGTYTPFLLVALKSPLAHGLMAVIWGLALVGIVFKLVFAHRFEALSLVTYMLMGWLSLIVLYQLALRLPSGSIWLLAAGGIIYSLGVIFYVAKRIPYNHAIWHGFVLGGSLCHFLAIYLYVM is encoded by the coding sequence ATGGCGAAACAAAAACTACTGGAGCCCGGTTACTCACTGGCGGAAGAGGTCGCCAACAGCATCAGCCACGGCATTGGCTGCCTGTTTGGCGTGATTGGCTTAGTTCTGATGCTCGACCAGGCCATAGACGCCCGTGCCGGTGCGCTGGCAATCGCCAGCTACAGCCTTTACGGCGGCAGTATGATCCTGCTGTTTCTCGCTTCCACCCTGTATCACGCCATTCCTGGCGAACGCGCTAAGTTCTGGCTGAAAAAGCTCGACCATTCGGCAATCTATCTGCTGATAGCTGGAACCTATACGCCGTTCCTGCTGGTGGCGCTGAAATCGCCGCTGGCGCACGGTTTGATGGCGGTTATCTGGGGTCTGGCGCTGGTAGGAATAGTGTTTAAGCTGGTGTTTGCGCATCGTTTTGAGGCGCTGTCGCTGGTGACCTACATGCTGATGGGCTGGCTGTCGCTGATCGTGCTGTATCAGCTGGCGCTACGCCTGCCGTCAGGCAGTATCTGGCTGCTGGCCGCCGGGGGGATAATCTATTCGCTCGGGGTGATTTTCTACGTGGCGAAGCGCATTCCGTATAACCATGCCATCTGGCACGGTTTCGTGCTGGGCGGTTCGCTATGCCACTTTCTCGCCATCTATTTATACGTGATGTAA
- a CDS encoding HD domain-containing protein, giving the protein MSDRVAALDFGAMTEVVQFLMELDKLKGVERRTRLLGNARQENSAEHSWHLAMAAMSLAPFSREAIDVQHVVQMALVHDVVEIDAGDVMVYDLAARDAIHEQEVAAAGRIFGLLPAELNQRFRALWDEYESGESADARFANMLDRALPIMLNLHNQGQSWRENGIRLEQVKARNVKLAQQWPELWQHLEQHLDNAHQQGWLL; this is encoded by the coding sequence ATGTCTGACAGGGTAGCAGCCTTAGATTTCGGCGCGATGACAGAAGTGGTGCAGTTTTTAATGGAGCTCGACAAGCTAAAAGGCGTGGAGCGCCGCACGCGACTGCTGGGCAATGCGCGCCAGGAGAACTCTGCGGAACACAGCTGGCACCTGGCGATGGCCGCCATGAGCCTGGCACCGTTCTCCCGTGAGGCAATCGATGTGCAGCACGTGGTGCAGATGGCACTGGTGCATGATGTGGTGGAAATCGATGCCGGGGATGTGATGGTTTACGACCTGGCAGCACGCGATGCGATTCATGAGCAGGAAGTGGCGGCCGCCGGACGTATTTTTGGCCTGCTGCCTGCGGAGCTCAATCAGCGTTTTCGCGCCCTGTGGGATGAGTATGAATCCGGCGAAAGCGCCGATGCGCGCTTCGCCAATATGCTCGACCGCGCACTGCCCATCATGCTTAACCTGCATAATCAGGGACAGAGCTGGCGAGAGAACGGCATTCGCCTGGAGCAGGTTAAGGCACGCAACGTGAAGCTGGCGCAGCAGTGGCCGGAGCTATGGCAGCACTTAGAGCAGCATCTGGATAATGCGCACCAGCAGGGATGGTTATTGTGA
- the gcvP gene encoding aminomethyl-transferring glycine dehydrogenase: MTQTLSQLEHHGAFIERHIGPSQEQQAAMLSAIGASSLSELIASIVPADIQLPSPPAVGDALTEHLALAELKAIASQNQRYKSFIGMGYTPVLTPPVILRNMLENPGWYTAYTPYQPEVSQGRLEALLNFQQLTLDLTGLDIASASLLDEATAAAEAMAMAKRVSKLKNANRFFVADDIHPQTLDVVRTRAETFGFEVLVDKAEKVLELQDVFGVLLQQVGTGGEVHDYGDLIAELKSRKVVVSVAADFMALVLLQAPGKQGADIVFGSAQRFGVPMGYGGPHAAFFAARDEHKRSMPGRIIGVSRDAAGNTALRMAMQTREQHIRREKANSNICTSQVLLANIASLYAVFHGPAGLQRIAGRIHRLTDILAAGLQKGGLKLRYHSWFDTLTVEVADKAAVLDRALSFGINLRSDILNAVGITLDETTTREDVAALFSILLGEQHGLEIDALDADGASIPAAMLRQDAILTHPVFNRHHSETEMMRYMHSLERKDLALNQAMIPLGSCTMKLNAAAEMIPITWPEFAELHPFCPAEQATGYLQMIGQLSQWLVQLTGYDALCMQPNSGAQGEYAGLLAIRRYHESRNEAGRNICLIPSSAHGTNPASAQMAGMAVVVVACDKQGNIDLHDLRLKAEQAGEALSCIMVTYPSTHGVYEETIREVCQIVHQFGGQVYLDGANMNAQVGITTPGYIGADVSHLNLHKTFCIPHGGGGPGMGPIGVKAHLAPFVPGHSVVQIDDMLTGQGAVSAAPFGSASILPISWMYIRMMGAEGLKQASSVAILNANYIAHRLQSAYPILYVGRDGRVAHECILDIRPLKEQTGISELDIAKRLIDYGFHAPTMSFPVAGTLMVEPTESESKIELDRFIDAMLAIRMEIDRVFNGEWPADDNPLVNAPHTQREIVGEWSHPYTRELAVFPAGSDNKYWPTVKRLDDVYGDRNLFCSCVPMSEYE; this comes from the coding sequence ATGACCCAGACTCTCAGCCAGCTTGAACATCACGGTGCATTTATCGAGCGCCATATCGGACCTTCCCAGGAACAGCAGGCAGCGATGCTCAGCGCCATCGGTGCCTCATCGCTGAGCGAGCTCATCGCCTCGATTGTGCCCGCCGACATCCAGCTTCCCAGCCCACCTGCGGTAGGCGATGCGCTGACCGAACACCTGGCGCTGGCCGAGCTGAAGGCGATTGCATCACAAAATCAGCGCTATAAATCCTTTATTGGCATGGGGTACACCCCGGTGCTGACGCCGCCGGTGATCCTGCGCAACATGCTGGAAAACCCAGGCTGGTACACCGCATACACTCCTTACCAGCCGGAAGTCTCCCAGGGCCGTCTGGAAGCACTGCTGAACTTTCAGCAGCTGACTCTTGACCTGACCGGGCTGGATATCGCGTCTGCCTCGCTGCTGGATGAAGCGACCGCCGCCGCCGAAGCGATGGCGATGGCAAAGCGCGTCAGCAAGCTGAAAAATGCCAATCGCTTCTTCGTTGCTGATGATATTCATCCGCAGACGCTGGACGTGGTGCGCACCCGCGCTGAAACCTTTGGCTTCGAGGTGCTGGTCGATAAAGCGGAGAAAGTGCTGGAGCTGCAGGATGTGTTCGGCGTGCTGTTACAGCAGGTCGGCACCGGCGGTGAAGTGCATGATTACGGTGACCTGATTGCTGAGCTGAAAAGCCGCAAAGTGGTGGTCAGCGTGGCAGCCGACTTTATGGCGCTGGTGCTGTTACAGGCGCCGGGCAAGCAGGGCGCGGATATCGTTTTCGGCTCCGCGCAGCGCTTCGGCGTACCAATGGGCTACGGTGGTCCGCATGCGGCATTCTTCGCCGCGCGTGACGAACACAAACGTTCAATGCCTGGCCGTATTATCGGCGTATCGCGTGACGCCGCGGGCAACACCGCACTGCGTATGGCGATGCAGACGCGCGAGCAGCATATCCGCCGTGAGAAAGCTAACTCTAACATTTGCACCTCGCAGGTGCTGCTGGCAAACATTGCCAGCCTGTACGCGGTATTCCACGGCCCGGCCGGGCTGCAGCGCATCGCCGGGCGTATCCATCGCCTGACCGATATTCTTGCGGCCGGGTTGCAGAAGGGTGGTCTGAAACTGCGTTATCACAGCTGGTTTGATACGCTGACGGTAGAAGTGGCGGATAAAGCTGCCGTGCTGGATCGTGCGCTGAGCTTTGGTATTAATCTGCGCAGCGATATCCTCAATGCGGTCGGCATTACGCTGGATGAAACCACCACGCGTGAAGACGTCGCGGCGCTGTTCTCAATCCTGCTGGGCGAGCAGCACGGGCTGGAGATCGATGCCCTCGATGCGGATGGCGCTTCCATTCCCGCTGCAATGCTGCGTCAGGATGCGATCCTGACCCATCCGGTGTTTAACCGTCATCACAGCGAAACCGAGATGATGCGTTATATGCACAGCCTGGAGCGCAAAGATCTGGCGCTCAATCAGGCGATGATCCCGCTTGGCTCGTGCACGATGAAGCTGAACGCGGCGGCGGAGATGATCCCCATCACCTGGCCCGAGTTCGCCGAGCTGCACCCGTTCTGCCCGGCAGAGCAGGCAACTGGCTATCTGCAGATGATCGGCCAACTGTCGCAGTGGCTGGTGCAGTTGACCGGCTACGATGCGCTGTGCATGCAGCCGAACTCCGGCGCGCAGGGCGAATATGCCGGCCTGCTGGCCATCCGTCGCTATCACGAAAGCCGCAACGAAGCCGGGCGAAATATCTGCCTGATCCCCAGCTCTGCACACGGCACCAACCCGGCTTCGGCGCAGATGGCCGGTATGGCTGTGGTGGTGGTAGCCTGCGACAAACAGGGCAATATCGATTTGCACGACCTGCGCCTGAAGGCGGAGCAGGCGGGCGAAGCACTCTCCTGCATTATGGTCACTTACCCGTCAACGCACGGCGTGTATGAAGAGACGATCCGCGAAGTGTGCCAGATCGTCCATCAGTTTGGCGGTCAGGTTTACCTGGACGGCGCCAACATGAACGCGCAGGTCGGCATTACCACGCCGGGCTATATTGGTGCAGACGTGTCGCACCTCAATCTGCATAAAACCTTCTGTATCCCGCACGGCGGCGGTGGCCCGGGTATGGGGCCTATCGGCGTGAAAGCGCATCTGGCACCGTTTGTACCGGGCCACAGCGTGGTGCAGATTGACGATATGCTGACCGGCCAGGGCGCAGTCTCTGCTGCGCCATTCGGCAGTGCATCCATTCTGCCGATTAGCTGGATGTATATCCGCATGATGGGCGCAGAGGGGCTCAAGCAGGCGAGTTCGGTGGCGATCCTCAATGCCAACTACATCGCCCATCGCCTGCAGTCAGCTTACCCAATCCTCTACGTCGGGCGTGACGGCCGCGTGGCGCACGAATGTATTCTCGATATTCGTCCGCTGAAAGAGCAGACCGGCATCAGCGAGCTGGATATTGCCAAGCGCCTGATTGACTACGGATTCCATGCACCTACCATGTCCTTCCCGGTAGCGGGCACCCTGATGGTTGAGCCGACCGAATCGGAAAGCAAAATTGAGCTGGACCGCTTTATCGATGCGATGCTGGCAATCCGTATGGAAATCGATCGCGTATTCAATGGTGAATGGCCGGCAGACGATAACCCGCTGGTAAATGCACCGCACACGCAGAGGGAAATTGTCGGTGAGTGGAGCCACCCTTATACGCGTGAGCTGGCGGTATTCCCGGCAGGCAGCGACAATAAATACTGGCCAACCGTTAAGCGCCTCGACGATGTTTACGGTGACCGCAATCTGTTCTGCTCCTGCGTACCGATGAGTGAATACGAATAA
- the gcvH gene encoding glycine cleavage system protein GcvH → MSNVPAELKYRDSHEWVRKEADGTFTVGITEHAQELLGDMVFVDLPDLGNTYSQGEDCAVAESVKAASDIYAPLSGEIIEVNSALESEPELVNSDPYTEGWLFKIKASDDTEFETLLDAAAYAAAISE, encoded by the coding sequence ATGAGCAATGTACCAGCCGAACTGAAATATCGTGACAGCCATGAATGGGTGCGCAAAGAGGCCGATGGCACCTTTACCGTCGGGATCACCGAGCATGCGCAGGAGCTGCTCGGTGACATGGTGTTTGTTGACCTGCCGGATCTTGGCAACACCTATAGCCAGGGCGAAGATTGCGCTGTGGCTGAATCGGTGAAAGCCGCGTCTGATATCTATGCCCCACTGAGCGGCGAAATCATTGAGGTAAACAGCGCGCTGGAATCTGAGCCTGAACTGGTGAACAGCGATCCCTACACCGAAGGCTGGCTGTTCAAGATCAAAGCCAGCGATGATACCGAGTTCGAAACCTTGCTTGATGCTGCTGCTTACGCTGCCGCCATCTCAGAATAA
- the gcvT gene encoding glycine cleavage system aminomethyltransferase GcvT, with protein MTQQTEIQQTPLFEQHQACGARMVDFHGWMMPLHYGSQMDEHHAVRTDAGMFDVSHMTIVDLHGARTREFLRYLLANDVAKLTLPGKALYSAMLNASAGVIDDLIVYFISEEFFRLVVNSATREKDLAWIGQHAADYGVELTERDDLALVAVQGPNAQQKAQTLFNDAQRAAVSGMKPFFGVQAGDYFIATTGYTGESGYEIALPNEQVADFWKKLLAAGVKPAGLGARDTLRLEAGMNLYGQEMDEGVSPLAANMGWTIAWDPADRQFIGREALEQQREKGTDQLVGLIMTEKGVLRNELPVRFSDADGNQHEGIITSGSFSPTLGCSIALARVPAGIGEQAIVQIRNREMPVQVTKPIFVRAGKPVTK; from the coding sequence ATGACTCAGCAAACCGAGATTCAGCAAACTCCCCTTTTCGAACAGCATCAGGCGTGTGGTGCCCGCATGGTGGATTTTCATGGCTGGATGATGCCGCTGCATTACGGCTCGCAAATGGATGAACATCATGCAGTGCGCACGGACGCCGGGATGTTTGACGTTTCTCATATGACGATTGTCGACCTGCACGGCGCACGCACGCGCGAATTTCTGCGTTATCTGTTGGCCAATGACGTTGCCAAACTGACGCTGCCGGGCAAAGCCCTGTACAGCGCGATGCTCAACGCCTCTGCCGGGGTGATTGACGATCTGATTGTTTACTTTATTAGCGAAGAGTTCTTCCGCCTGGTGGTCAACTCCGCCACGCGTGAGAAAGACCTGGCGTGGATCGGTCAGCATGCCGCTGACTACGGCGTTGAATTGACCGAGCGTGACGATTTGGCACTGGTGGCCGTGCAGGGACCCAATGCCCAGCAGAAAGCCCAGACGCTGTTTAATGATGCGCAGCGCGCCGCCGTCAGCGGAATGAAGCCGTTCTTTGGCGTGCAGGCGGGTGACTATTTCATCGCCACCACCGGTTATACCGGTGAATCCGGCTACGAGATTGCCCTGCCAAACGAGCAGGTTGCCGATTTCTGGAAGAAATTGCTGGCAGCGGGTGTCAAGCCTGCCGGCCTTGGCGCGCGCGATACGCTGCGTCTGGAAGCCGGCATGAACCTGTACGGTCAGGAGATGGATGAAGGCGTTTCTCCGCTGGCCGCCAATATGGGCTGGACCATTGCATGGGATCCAGCCGATCGCCAGTTCATTGGCCGTGAAGCGCTGGAACAGCAGCGCGAAAAGGGTACCGACCAGCTGGTGGGCCTGATCATGACCGAAAAAGGCGTATTGCGTAATGAACTGCCGGTGCGCTTCAGCGATGCCGATGGCAATCAGCATGAAGGTATTATCACCAGTGGTTCATTTTCCCCAACGCTGGGATGCAGTATTGCCCTTGCGCGCGTGCCTGCCGGAATTGGCGAGCAGGCGATTGTGCAGATCCGCAACCGCGAAATGCCGGTGCAGGTGACTAAACCGATTTTTGTCCGCGCCGGTAAGCCGGTGACGAAATAA
- the ubiI gene encoding FAD-dependent 2-octaprenylphenol hydroxylase — protein sequence MQTYDVIIAGGGMVGLAVACGLQGSGLRVAVLEREVPTAVEADAAPGLRVSAINAASERLLQHLGVWSTILAARASAYHGMEVWDRDSFGHIAFDDEQQGLAHLGHIIENRVIHQALWQRAESLSDITLIAPAQLQQVAFGDNEAFVTLQDGSMMTARLLVAADGANSWLRNKADIPLTFWDYQHHALVANIRTEKPHDAVARQVFHGDGILAFLPLSDPHLSSIVWSLSPQEALRLKEMPAAVFNQQLSVAFDLRLGLCEVESERQSFPLMGRYARNFAAHRLALVGDAAHTIHPLAGQGVNLGFMDAAELIGQVKRLQQQGKDIGQHLYLRRYERSRKHSAAVMLASMQGFRELFDGNNPAKKLLRDVGLALADTLPGVKPRLLKQAMGLHDLPDWLS from the coding sequence ATGCAAACCTATGATGTGATCATCGCCGGTGGCGGTATGGTCGGGCTGGCCGTGGCCTGTGGCTTACAGGGCAGCGGGCTACGCGTGGCCGTGCTGGAGCGCGAAGTGCCGACGGCAGTTGAGGCCGATGCGGCCCCTGGGCTGCGCGTCTCGGCGATCAACGCCGCCAGCGAACGCCTGCTGCAGCATCTTGGCGTCTGGAGCACCATCCTCGCCGCTCGCGCCAGCGCCTACCATGGCATGGAAGTCTGGGACCGCGACAGCTTCGGGCATATCGCGTTTGACGATGAGCAGCAGGGGCTGGCGCACCTCGGGCATATTATCGAAAACCGGGTGATCCACCAGGCGTTATGGCAGCGTGCGGAGAGCCTCAGTGATATCACCCTGATTGCCCCGGCGCAGTTACAGCAGGTCGCCTTTGGTGACAACGAAGCGTTCGTTACCCTGCAGGATGGCAGCATGATGACCGCTCGTCTGCTGGTCGCGGCGGATGGCGCCAACTCCTGGCTGCGTAATAAAGCCGATATCCCGCTAACTTTCTGGGACTATCAGCATCATGCGCTGGTTGCCAACATCCGCACCGAGAAGCCGCATGACGCGGTGGCGCGTCAGGTGTTTCACGGCGACGGCATTCTGGCCTTCCTGCCACTCAGCGACCCGCATCTGAGCTCAATTGTCTGGTCATTATCACCCCAGGAAGCATTGCGCCTGAAAGAGATGCCTGCTGCGGTGTTTAACCAGCAGCTGTCGGTCGCGTTCGACCTGCGTCTTGGCCTGTGTGAAGTGGAGAGCGAGCGCCAATCCTTCCCGCTGATGGGGCGCTACGCGCGCAACTTCGCGGCTCACCGTCTGGCGCTGGTAGGCGATGCGGCCCACACCATTCATCCCCTGGCCGGACAGGGGGTTAACCTTGGCTTTATGGATGCCGCTGAGCTGATTGGTCAGGTCAAGCGCCTGCAGCAGCAGGGCAAAGACATTGGCCAGCATCTTTATCTGCGTCGCTACGAGCGCAGCCGCAAGCATAGCGCGGCGGTGATGCTCGCCAGCATGCAGGGTTTCCGCGAGCTGTTTGACGGGAATAATCCGGCGAAGAAACTGCTGCGCGATGTTGGCCTGGCGCTGGCGGACACGCTTCCCGGCGTCAAGCCACGCCTGCTCAAGCAGGCAATGGGGCTGCACGATCTGCCTGACTGGCTGAGCTGA
- the ubiH gene encoding 2-octaprenyl-6-methoxyphenyl hydroxylase, translating to MSIIIAGGGMTGATLALAISHLTQGKLAVTLVEATEPASRAHPGYDGRAIALAEGTCQQLAAIDLWPLLASCATAITDVHVSDRGHASFVSLSAADYGVSALGQVVELHEVGQRLFNRLKQAPGVTLRCPDKVSQVTRTQNSVSVTLARGETLGGELLVAADGSHSQVATACGISWQRADYQQVAVIANVSTQLPHQGRAFERFTEHGPLALLPMSDGRSSLVWCHPLAQKSAVDGWDDGRFIAELQRAFGWRLGRITHVGQRHSYPLQLQTAAQHVGHRLALVGNAAQTLHPIAGQGFNLGIRDVMSLAETLAAAWRAGQGVGAFATLQHYQQRRQPDAQATIGITDGLVRLFANRYTPLVIGRNLGLLAMDHLPLLRNLLAERTLGWVKR from the coding sequence ATGAGCATAATTATCGCAGGCGGCGGGATGACGGGGGCCACGCTGGCGTTAGCCATTTCCCATCTGACTCAGGGAAAGCTGGCGGTCACCCTGGTGGAAGCCACAGAACCTGCCAGCCGGGCGCATCCTGGCTACGACGGGCGTGCTATTGCTCTGGCGGAAGGTACCTGTCAGCAGCTTGCCGCGATTGATCTGTGGCCGCTGCTGGCCTCCTGCGCCACGGCTATTACCGACGTTCACGTCAGCGATCGCGGCCACGCTAGCTTTGTTTCACTCAGCGCGGCCGACTACGGCGTTTCTGCACTGGGTCAGGTGGTTGAGCTGCACGAGGTCGGGCAGCGGCTGTTCAACCGCCTGAAGCAGGCGCCAGGGGTCACGCTGCGCTGCCCGGATAAAGTGTCGCAGGTGACGCGTACCCAGAATAGCGTTAGCGTCACGCTCGCCCGTGGGGAAACGCTCGGCGGCGAACTGCTGGTGGCCGCTGATGGTTCGCATTCGCAGGTGGCAACCGCCTGTGGCATCAGCTGGCAGCGGGCGGATTATCAGCAGGTCGCGGTGATTGCCAATGTCTCAACTCAGCTGCCGCATCAGGGGCGGGCGTTCGAGCGCTTTACCGAACATGGCCCGCTGGCGCTGTTGCCGATGTCAGACGGGCGCAGTTCGCTGGTGTGGTGCCATCCGCTCGCGCAAAAATCCGCTGTGGACGGCTGGGACGACGGGCGTTTTATTGCGGAGTTGCAGCGTGCATTCGGCTGGCGGCTGGGGCGCATCACTCATGTCGGCCAGCGCCACAGCTATCCACTGCAGCTGCAAACCGCTGCACAGCATGTTGGCCATCGTCTTGCGCTGGTCGGCAATGCGGCACAGACTCTGCACCCCATCGCCGGGCAGGGCTTTAATCTCGGTATTCGTGACGTGATGTCGCTGGCGGAAACGCTGGCGGCGGCATGGCGCGCCGGGCAGGGCGTGGGCGCATTCGCCACCCTGCAACACTATCAGCAGCGCCGTCAGCCGGACGCGCAGGCCACCATCGGCATTACCGATGGGCTGGTCAGACTGTTTGCAAACCGCTATACGCCGCTGGTTATTGGGCGCAATCTGGGACTGCTGGCGATGGATCATCTGCCGCTGTTACGTAATTTGCTGGCCGAGCGCACGTTGGGCTGGGTTAAGCGTTGA
- the pepP gene encoding Xaa-Pro aminopeptidase has product MTQQEFLRRRQALLAKMAPASAALIFAAPEATRSNDSEYPYRQNSDFWYFTGFNEPEAVLVLIKSDENHNHSVLFNRVRDLTAEIWFGRRLGQDAAPAVLAVDRALPWDDIGEQLHQLLNGLDVVYHAQGQYAGADSIVFSALDTLRRGSRQNLSAPATLTDWRPWVHEMRLIKSAEEQAVLREAGRISALAHTRAMQKSRPGMYEYQLEGEIHHEFNRHGARYPSYNTIVGAGENGCILHYTENESQMHDGQLVLIDAGCELKGYAGDITRTFPVGGKFSAPQRAIYDIVLASLNKALELYRPGISIREVTAEVVKIMVSGLVELGVMQGDVDTLIAENAHRQFFMHGLSHWLGLDVHDVGHYGVDRDRILEAGMVLTIEPGLYIAPDADVPVEYRGIGIRIEDDIIITADGNENLTDTVVKDADEIEALMAAAKRS; this is encoded by the coding sequence ATGACCCAGCAAGAGTTTTTGCGCCGCCGCCAGGCGCTGTTAGCAAAAATGGCCCCGGCCAGTGCGGCATTGATTTTTGCCGCCCCGGAAGCAACTCGCAGCAACGACAGTGAGTATCCCTATCGGCAGAACAGCGATTTCTGGTACTTCACCGGGTTTAATGAACCGGAAGCGGTGCTGGTGCTGATTAAAAGCGATGAGAATCACAATCACAGCGTGCTGTTTAACCGCGTGCGCGATCTTACGGCTGAAATCTGGTTTGGCCGCCGTCTGGGGCAGGATGCTGCGCCTGCGGTTCTGGCGGTGGATCGTGCGCTGCCGTGGGACGATATCGGTGAGCAGCTGCACCAGCTCCTTAACGGGCTGGACGTGGTGTACCACGCGCAGGGCCAGTACGCCGGGGCCGACAGCATCGTGTTCAGCGCGCTGGATACCCTGCGCCGTGGCTCGCGCCAGAATCTCTCCGCTCCGGCCACGCTGACCGACTGGCGCCCGTGGGTGCATGAGATGCGCCTGATTAAGTCCGCGGAAGAGCAGGCGGTACTGCGTGAAGCGGGCCGTATTAGCGCGCTGGCTCATACCCGCGCTATGCAGAAATCGCGTCCGGGAATGTATGAATATCAGCTGGAGGGGGAGATTCATCATGAATTCAACCGCCACGGCGCCCGCTACCCCTCTTACAACACCATCGTTGGTGCCGGGGAGAACGGCTGCATTCTGCACTACACCGAAAACGAGAGCCAGATGCACGACGGCCAGCTGGTGCTGATCGACGCGGGCTGCGAGCTCAAGGGCTATGCTGGCGATATCACCCGCACTTTCCCGGTCGGTGGCAAATTCAGCGCACCGCAGCGCGCCATTTACGATATTGTGCTGGCTTCGCTGAATAAGGCGCTGGAACTGTATCGACCCGGCATCAGCATCCGTGAAGTGACGGCGGAAGTGGTGAAGATTATGGTGAGCGGCCTGGTGGAGCTGGGCGTGATGCAGGGCGATGTCGATACCCTGATCGCTGAAAATGCCCATCGCCAGTTCTTTATGCATGGTCTGAGCCACTGGCTGGGTCTGGATGTGCACGATGTCGGTCACTACGGCGTGGACCGCGACCGCATTCTTGAAGCGGGCATGGTGTTGACCATTGAACCGGGGCTGTATATCGCTCCGGACGCGGACGTACCCGTTGAGTATCGCGGTATCGGTATCCGAATTGAAGATGACATTATTATCACCGCAGATGGCAATGAAAACCTGACCGACACGGTGGTGAAAGATGCGGATGAGATTGAAGCACTAATGGCGGCAGCGAAGCGTTCATGA